One genomic window of Arcobacter lacus includes the following:
- a CDS encoding DUF4198 domain-containing protein: MKKLVYMMMLSSVVVLGANAHEIWLKLDDKKNEAQLFFGHFADNQKESGEKFERIKEGVTYPKDLVKETKRNNDNITYTLSKKSDIVVVQEGEPRKNRDTGITTKRIAYIKAGRTTTEAITTFDIVPVEKNSNTFKLVYNNQVVKKSEIKVVSPTGWEKTFMTDDNGEFTISTPWKGSYLIQAKFEDEAKGEVDGKAYDKTSHVMTYTIENSQGLTWETKK; encoded by the coding sequence TTGAAAAAATTAGTATATATGATGATGTTATCATCAGTAGTAGTTTTAGGAGCAAATGCTCATGAAATTTGGTTAAAATTGGATGATAAAAAAAATGAAGCACAGTTATTTTTTGGACATTTTGCTGACAATCAAAAAGAAAGCGGTGAAAAATTTGAGAGAATAAAAGAAGGTGTTACTTATCCAAAAGATTTAGTAAAAGAGACTAAAAGAAATAATGATAATATTACTTATACTCTTTCTAAAAAAAGTGATATAGTAGTAGTTCAAGAAGGTGAACCTAGAAAAAATAGAGACACAGGTATAACTACGAAAAGAATAGCATATATAAAAGCAGGTAGAACAACTACTGAGGCTATAACAACATTTGATATAGTACCAGTTGAAAAAAATAGTAATACTTTTAAATTGGTATATAACAATCAAGTAGTGAAAAAATCAGAAATCAAAGTTGTTTCTCCAACTGGATGGGAAAAAACTTTTATGACAGATGACAATGGGGAGTTTACTATTTCTACACCTTGGAAAGGTTCATATTTAATTCAAGCAAAATTTGAAGATGAAGCAAAAGGTGAAGTTGATGGAAAAGCCTATGATAAAACATCTCATGTTATGACTTATACTATTGAAAATAGTCAAGGTCTAACTTGGGAAACTAAAAAATAA
- a CDS encoding PepSY-associated TM helix domain-containing protein, which translates to MHKKLWFKIHWILGVVAGVFLLLIGVSGAILSFQKEITKFINQDSFYITVPENKARLSTTELLNNFQTKFPEAKISGITFSSDVESSSIISVESKDKNARGGKRYYVNPYDGEILPDVKGNEFFTFIRMFHRWFALEGDLRAIGKQVVAISTICLIILSITGLIIYWPRVKRSFFKSFTFSFKHNGRAFLSTMHSAVGMWVLIFYLLASLTGLYWSYDWYNTMLYKIAGVEKPVRNQQQPNQQNMQKMQGEKSQNNRPEKATNENDEDEVQTQKGQRPDRVNNEQKTQWDRGQNSDNQVREIPKPNFENHEKAVLLFNNFVQRAYSNASVTFPQKGTVYKFNYLDANATHFRETNSLEVDINTEKMIKHDRFENLGLNEQLLKSILPLHSGEYFGIIGQTLMFISCLLMILFTVTGYMLYINRHKKKNSKTQKQKI; encoded by the coding sequence ATGCATAAAAAATTATGGTTTAAAATCCACTGGATTTTAGGAGTTGTAGCAGGAGTTTTCCTGTTACTTATTGGAGTAAGTGGGGCTATTTTATCTTTTCAAAAAGAGATAACAAAATTTATAAATCAAGATAGTTTTTATATAACAGTACCTGAAAATAAAGCAAGATTATCAACAACAGAATTATTAAATAATTTTCAAACAAAATTCCCTGAAGCAAAAATAAGTGGTATAACATTTTCAAGTGATGTAGAATCTTCTTCTATTATTAGTGTTGAATCTAAAGATAAAAATGCAAGAGGTGGAAAAAGATATTATGTAAATCCTTATGATGGTGAGATACTACCTGATGTAAAAGGAAATGAGTTTTTTACTTTTATAAGAATGTTTCATAGATGGTTTGCTTTAGAAGGTGATTTAAGAGCTATTGGAAAGCAAGTTGTTGCTATCTCAACTATCTGTTTAATAATTTTATCTATCACAGGATTAATTATTTATTGGCCAAGAGTAAAAAGATCATTTTTCAAAAGTTTTACTTTTAGTTTTAAGCATAATGGAAGAGCATTTTTATCAACTATGCATAGTGCAGTTGGTATGTGGGTATTAATCTTTTATTTATTAGCTTCTTTAACTGGACTTTATTGGTCTTATGATTGGTATAATACGATGTTATATAAGATAGCAGGTGTTGAAAAACCTGTTAGAAATCAGCAACAACCAAATCAACAAAATATGCAAAAAATGCAAGGTGAAAAATCTCAAAATAATAGACCTGAAAAAGCTACAAATGAAAATGATGAAGATGAAGTTCAAACTCAAAAAGGGCAAAGACCTGATAGGGTAAATAATGAACAAAAAACTCAATGGGATAGAGGACAAAACTCTGATAATCAAGTAAGAGAAATACCTAAACCAAATTTTGAGAATCATGAAAAAGCTGTTTTATTATTTAATAATTTTGTGCAAAGAGCTTATTCAAATGCAAGTGTTACTTTCCCTCAAAAAGGTACAGTATATAAATTTAATTATTTAGATGCAAATGCAACTCATTTTAGAGAAACAAATAGTTTAGAAGTAGATATAAATACTGAAAAGATGATAAAACATGATAGATTTGAAAATCTAGGATTAAATGAACAATTACTTAAAAGTATATTACCTCTTCATTCTGGAGAATATTTTGGTATTATAGGACAAACTTTGATGTTTATTTCTTGTTTACTTATGATATTGTTTACGGTTACTGGATATATGTTGTATATAAACAGACATAAAAAGAAAAATTCAAAAACTCAAAAGCAAAAGATATAA
- a CDS encoding histidine kinase dimerization/phosphoacceptor domain -containing protein — MKKLTKLFNSYSFLTKIICSLILFSIFFIFIKVALTSIKIENRKLNDEIKYITKSLLLTKEEIKIIGKSLRMQGELEVDLTKKNIENEIKNIDLKADKQTSKEHIIDILQKSIIPNYCSYKISNDIKYIKENDYFEKNDINILENWQTVKIGDINKAFYQKDYFFYNYLLKDLNLLVEIGCNKSFLNLNHMGFEMSLKEHLKPTLLMDSSLDSTKMAVFWINPKIMEDLDSVLFEENKETRKTKYTISMLSNVENIPTGNLTLKEILKQKNINEPIIHKINEKEVLTWIIDLSSNNNSRELLLAYSIDKKQLEEKNHLQILFLLPETLLAIGISFLLILFFFRRIINNINTLTKTAIKVNNGEKNIRSNVKGDDAIGILGKSFDCMLDNFENNIKILDEKVIERTKEITKSLEEKEILLKEIHHRVKNNLALTISLIELQEEEIEDKKTKKVLVDITERIYTMELLHRKLYESTNLNKIPFDSYVMDLIETISKSYDKEKNVRIKASIENIDLNIETAMPYGIILNELITNSFKYAFKKQNEPKLEITISKQNNDEILLILKDNGEGLSKDFSKLSNETLGLRLINMIVSFQLMGKITYEFDNGAKFTILGKIKE; from the coding sequence TTGAAAAAACTAACTAAACTTTTTAATTCTTATTCATTTTTAACAAAAATCATTTGTTCTTTGATTTTATTTAGTATATTTTTTATTTTTATTAAAGTTGCATTGACTAGCATAAAAATAGAAAATAGAAAACTAAATGATGAAATTAAATATATAACAAAATCTTTACTTTTAACAAAAGAAGAAATCAAAATAATAGGTAAATCTTTGAGAATGCAAGGAGAACTTGAAGTAGATTTAACAAAAAAAAATATTGAAAATGAAATAAAAAATATTGATTTAAAAGCAGATAAACAAACTTCTAAAGAGCATATAATTGATATCTTACAAAAGAGTATTATCCCAAATTATTGTTCTTACAAAATATCAAATGATATAAAATATATAAAAGAAAATGATTATTTTGAAAAAAATGATATTAATATATTGGAAAATTGGCAAACTGTTAAAATAGGAGATATAAATAAAGCTTTTTACCAAAAAGATTATTTTTTCTATAATTATTTATTAAAAGATTTAAATCTTTTAGTTGAAATTGGTTGTAATAAATCATTTTTAAATCTAAATCATATGGGATTTGAAATGAGTTTAAAAGAACATTTAAAACCTACTTTATTGATGGATTCTAGTTTAGATAGTACAAAAATGGCTGTTTTTTGGATAAATCCAAAAATTATGGAAGATTTAGATTCAGTTCTTTTTGAAGAAAATAAAGAGACTAGAAAAACTAAATACACTATTAGTATGTTGTCAAATGTAGAAAATATTCCAACAGGAAATTTAACTTTAAAAGAAATTTTAAAACAAAAAAATATAAATGAACCTATAATTCATAAAATAAATGAAAAAGAAGTTTTAACTTGGATAATAGATTTAAGTTCAAATAACAACTCAAGAGAACTATTGCTTGCATATAGTATTGATAAAAAACAATTAGAAGAAAAAAATCATTTACAAATACTTTTTTTACTTCCAGAAACACTTTTAGCTATTGGTATTAGCTTTTTATTAATATTATTTTTCTTTAGAAGAATCATAAATAATATAAATACTTTGACTAAAACAGCAATTAAAGTAAATAATGGCGAAAAAAACATCAGAAGTAATGTAAAAGGCGATGATGCGATAGGAATACTTGGTAAATCTTTTGATTGTATGCTTGATAATTTCGAAAATAATATTAAAATTTTGGATGAAAAAGTTATAGAAAGAACAAAAGAAATCACAAAATCTTTGGAAGAAAAAGAAATTTTACTTAAAGAAATTCATCATAGAGTGAAAAATAATCTTGCATTAACAATTAGCTTAATTGAACTACAAGAGGAAGAGATAGAAGATAAAAAAACCAAAAAAGTTTTAGTTGATATTACAGAACGAATCTACACTATGGAACTTTTACATAGAAAACTTTATGAATCTACAAATTTAAACAAAATTCCTTTTGATTCTTATGTTATGGATTTAATAGAAACTATCTCAAAATCTTACGATAAAGAAAAAAATGTGAGAATAAAAGCTTCAATAGAAAATATTGATTTAAATATTGAAACAGCTATGCCTTATGGAATTATTTTAAATGAACTTATAACAAACTCATTTAAATATGCATTTAAAAAGCAAAATGAACCAAAACTTGAAATAACTATTTCAAAACAAAATAATGATGAAATATTACTTATTTTAAAAGACAATGGAGAAGGTTTATCTAAAGACTTTTCTAAACTAAGTAATGAAACGCTAGGGTTAAGGCTTATAAATATGATAGTAAGTTTTCAACTTATGGGAAAAATAACTTATGAATTTGATAATGGTGCTAAGTTTACTATTTTGGGTAAGATTAAAGAATAA
- the kcuS gene encoding KCU-star family selenoprotein, with translation MFDKIKTFYEKSERFFHPLVGLSSYDKYLEHMKRVHPDKEVLSRGEFFKECIEKKYNSGGINKCC, from the coding sequence GTGTTTGATAAAATAAAAACTTTTTATGAAAAATCCGAAAGGTTTTTTCATCCCCTTGTGGGACTTTCAAGCTATGATAAGTATCTAGAACATATGAAAAGAGTTCATCCTGACAAAGAAGTTTTGAGTCGAGGTGAATTTTTCAAAGAATGTATAGAAAAAAAATATAATAGCGGTGGAATTAATAAGTGTTGTTAG
- a CDS encoding response regulator, which yields MSSNLFSKKHFDILIVEDEPILAMAMEVRLKRLGFGIAGIATTPDNAILHTNNHHPDLAIIDINLNASKNGIDVASYMWKNFNIPIIFLTSYYNDKILSQAMEAEPYAYLIKPCKNEELKVAINTVLHKHQFFFKNKNLIKTTKNKFIQIDENIKFDLINLELYVNEEIIKLTKTEKKLFEILASQNGKIVSFDAIFNYIWREDVYDLSKLRSLIYRVKTKLNFNPFENLYEEGYRIRIFEKTN from the coding sequence TTGTCAAGTAATCTATTTTCAAAAAAACATTTTGATATATTGATTGTTGAAGATGAGCCGATATTGGCTATGGCTATGGAAGTAAGATTAAAAAGACTTGGGTTTGGTATAGCTGGAATAGCTACAACACCTGACAATGCGATTTTACATACAAATAACCATCATCCAGATCTTGCAATCATTGATATAAATTTAAATGCTTCAAAAAATGGCATTGATGTAGCTAGTTATATGTGGAAAAATTTTAATATACCTATTATATTTTTAACTTCATATTACAATGATAAAATTTTAAGTCAAGCTATGGAGGCTGAACCTTATGCGTATTTGATAAAACCTTGTAAAAATGAAGAATTAAAAGTCGCAATTAATACAGTTTTACATAAACATCAATTCTTTTTTAAAAATAAAAATTTAATAAAAACTACTAAAAATAAATTTATTCAAATTGATGAAAATATAAAATTTGATTTAATAAATTTAGAACTTTATGTTAATGAAGAGATTATAAAACTTACAAAAACAGAAAAAAAACTTTTTGAAATACTTGCATCTCAAAATGGCAAAATAGTAAGCTTTGACGCAATTTTTAACTATATTTGGAGAGAAGACGTATATGATTTATCAAAATTGCGTTCTTTAATATATAGAGTTAAAACAAAACTAAATTTCAATCCTTTTGAAAACTTATATGAAGAGGGTTATAGGATAAGAATTTTTGAAAAAACTAACTAA
- a CDS encoding Fur family transcriptional regulator, with protein sequence MENNQEMAFNIFLDSFKKNVSKVGFKNTIQKDYILKTLYLSEKHLTAEDILLEIKEKYNMSVGMATIYNAIKFFHEMHLVNLLNIGDGTIRYEFNHEIHHDHLICTNCSSIIEFTDEIIEEQQNIIAKTYDFYLKEHIMILYGICEKCQKVDSNS encoded by the coding sequence GTGGAAAACAATCAAGAAATGGCATTTAACATCTTTTTAGATAGTTTTAAAAAAAACGTCTCAAAAGTTGGATTTAAAAATACAATTCAAAAAGATTATATTTTAAAAACTCTATATCTTTCAGAAAAACATTTAACTGCTGAAGATATTTTGCTTGAAATAAAAGAAAAATATAATATGAGTGTTGGAATGGCTACTATTTATAATGCTATAAAATTTTTTCATGAAATGCACCTTGTAAATCTACTAAATATTGGTGATGGAACTATTCGATATGAATTCAATCACGAAATTCATCACGATCATTTAATTTGTACAAACTGCAGTTCAATTATTGAATTTACAGATGAAATTATAGAAGAACAACAAAATATAATTGCTAAAACATATGACTTTTATTTGAAAGAACATATAATGATACTTTATGGAATTTGTGAAAAATGCCAAAAAGTTGATAGTAATTCTTAA
- a CDS encoding carbon starvation CstA family protein has product MNKILWFFVALLGAVCFGYLALQNGETVSAMYLVVAAVCIYMIGYRFYGRFIAYKVLELDKNRATPAVVQDDGRDFVPTNKSVLFGHHFAAIAGAGPLVGPILAAQMGYLPSMLWILVGGVFAGAVHDFVVLFISTRRNGRSLGEMIKDELGTFTGGVAMIAIFGIMLIIIAILAMVVVKALAESPWGLFTIAMTIPIAIFMGIYMRYLRPGKVGEASVIGFVLLILAIHYGSVIAADPVWAARFTFDAPTLAIIMMAYGFIAAVLPVWFLLAPRDYLSTFLKIGVIVLMAIAIVIVAPEIQMPKTNSQYFDGTGPVFAGALFPFLFITIACGAISGFHALISSGTTPKMLENETHALPVGYGSMLMESAVAIMALICATILHPGLYFAVNSSAAFIGTDITQVATTISSWGFTVSPEEIISLTTNIGEQTILSRTGGAPTFAIGVALVLHEIFGGVDMMAFWYHFAILFEALFILTAVDAGTRACRFMVQDILGNIYKPLGNIHNYPAGILATALSVAGWGYFLYQGAIDPKGGIYSLWPLFGVSNQMLAGMALLLATAILVKMGKAKYTWVTVVPAVFVLTATMYGGIQKVLPFKEGDRVHNAVSHVAVAQIQSKKIQDLEATLSTMTDQAEIEKTQKAISAASKIKFSNIVNAILCVFFMITTLFVIIATIGICFGKIKIPLKESPYVKLDSLQKA; this is encoded by the coding sequence ATGAACAAAATTCTATGGTTTTTTGTTGCTTTACTTGGAGCTGTTTGCTTTGGGTATTTAGCACTACAAAACGGTGAAACTGTTTCAGCTATGTACTTAGTTGTTGCAGCAGTTTGTATCTATATGATTGGATATAGATTTTATGGTAGATTTATTGCCTATAAAGTTTTAGAACTTGATAAAAACAGAGCAACTCCTGCTGTAGTTCAAGATGATGGAAGGGACTTTGTACCTACAAATAAATCTGTTTTATTTGGTCATCACTTTGCTGCTATTGCTGGTGCTGGTCCACTTGTAGGTCCTATTTTAGCAGCTCAAATGGGATATTTACCTTCTATGTTATGGATACTAGTTGGTGGAGTATTTGCAGGAGCTGTTCATGACTTCGTTGTTTTATTTATTTCAACAAGAAGAAATGGAAGATCTTTAGGTGAAATGATAAAAGATGAATTAGGAACATTCACTGGTGGTGTTGCAATGATTGCAATATTTGGTATTATGCTTATTATTATTGCTATTTTAGCAATGGTTGTTGTGAAAGCACTTGCTGAATCACCTTGGGGATTATTTACTATTGCTATGACTATACCTATTGCTATTTTCATGGGAATTTATATGAGATATTTAAGACCAGGAAAAGTTGGAGAAGCTTCAGTTATAGGATTTGTTCTTTTAATTTTAGCAATTCACTACGGAAGTGTTATTGCAGCTGATCCAGTATGGGCAGCTAGATTTACTTTTGATGCTCCAACTTTAGCAATTATTATGATGGCTTATGGATTTATAGCTGCTGTTTTACCTGTATGGTTTTTATTAGCGCCTAGAGATTATCTTTCAACATTCTTAAAAATCGGTGTTATCGTACTTATGGCTATTGCAATTGTTATTGTTGCACCTGAAATTCAAATGCCAAAAACAAACTCTCAATATTTTGATGGTACTGGTCCAGTATTTGCTGGTGCATTATTCCCATTCTTATTTATAACAATTGCTTGTGGAGCTATTAGTGGATTCCATGCTTTAATTTCAAGTGGAACAACTCCAAAAATGCTTGAAAATGAAACTCATGCTCTTCCTGTTGGTTATGGATCAATGCTTATGGAAAGTGCTGTTGCAATTATGGCTTTAATTTGTGCAACTATTTTACATCCAGGTCTTTACTTTGCTGTAAACTCATCAGCTGCATTTATTGGAACTGATATAACACAAGTTGCAACTACAATTTCAAGCTGGGGATTTACAGTTAGTCCTGAAGAAATTATTTCATTAACAACAAATATTGGTGAACAAACAATTTTATCAAGAACAGGTGGAGCTCCAACATTTGCTATTGGAGTTGCATTAGTTTTACATGAGATTTTTGGTGGAGTTGATATGATGGCATTTTGGTATCACTTTGCTATTTTATTTGAAGCTTTATTTATTTTAACTGCAGTTGATGCTGGAACAAGAGCTTGTAGATTTATGGTACAAGATATTTTAGGAAATATTTATAAACCATTAGGAAATATTCATAACTATCCAGCAGGAATACTTGCAACTGCATTAAGTGTTGCAGGATGGGGATATTTCTTATATCAAGGTGCAATCGATCCTAAAGGTGGAATTTATTCACTTTGGCCATTATTTGGAGTAAGTAACCAAATGCTTGCAGGTATGGCTTTACTTTTAGCAACTGCAATTTTAGTAAAAATGGGGAAAGCAAAATATACTTGGGTTACAGTAGTTCCTGCTGTTTTTGTTTTAACTGCTACAATGTATGGTGGAATCCAAAAAGTATTACCATTCAAAGAGGGTGATAGAGTACACAATGCAGTAAGTCACGTTGCAGTTGCACAAATTCAATCTAAAAAAATCCAAGATCTTGAAGCTACACTTTCAACTATGACTGATCAAGCAGAAATTGAAAAAACACAAAAAGCAATCTCAGCAGCAAGTAAAATCAAGTTTTCTAATATAGTAAATGCAATTTTATGTGTATTCTTTATGATTACTACACTTTTTGTTATCATTGCAACTATTGGTATTTGTTTTGGGAAAATAAAAATTCCTCTAAAAGAATCTCCATATGTAAAACTTGATAGTCTTCAAAAGGCTTAA
- the fumC gene encoding class II fumarate hydratase — protein MDYRIEKDTMGEIKVPKDRYWQAQTERSVENFPIGDEKMPKEVIEGFAYLKKACAIVNNKLKRLDDEKTRVISQACDEIIEKKLDGEFPLVVWQTGSGTQSNMNVNEVISSRATEILGEDFRTKKLIHPNDDVNKGQSSNDTYPTAMRVAFVLDVQKRLIPAINILKTTLEKKAKEFENIVKIGRTHLQDATPLTLGQEISGYVDMLNKALAQVDDAMKYIVELAIGGTAVGTGLNSHPDFSPMVCDALNDLTKTKYAFKSHPNKFHALTAHDGEVFLSGALNALASNLMKIANDIRWLSSGPRCGIGELNIPENEPGSSIMPGKVNPTQSEAMTMVAVQVMGNHSTISIAASQGNFELNVFKPVIALNLLQSIRLLSDTMLAFNDNCAVGIEPNMTNINKYLNDSLMLVTALNPYIGYEKAALIAKTAHKNGTTLKQEAISLGILSEKEFDSYVKPENMIKPSL, from the coding sequence ATGGATTACAGAATAGAAAAAGATACGATGGGTGAAATCAAAGTACCTAAAGATAGATACTGGCAAGCACAAACAGAAAGAAGTGTTGAAAATTTTCCAATTGGTGATGAAAAAATGCCAAAAGAAGTTATCGAAGGTTTTGCATATTTGAAAAAAGCTTGTGCAATTGTAAATAATAAGTTAAAAAGACTTGATGATGAAAAAACAAGAGTTATTAGCCAAGCTTGTGATGAAATCATTGAAAAAAAACTTGATGGTGAATTTCCTTTAGTTGTTTGGCAAACAGGTTCTGGAACTCAATCAAATATGAATGTAAATGAAGTTATATCTTCAAGAGCAACAGAAATTTTAGGAGAAGATTTTAGAACAAAAAAACTTATTCATCCAAATGATGATGTAAATAAAGGACAAAGTTCAAATGATACTTATCCAACTGCAATGAGAGTTGCTTTTGTTCTTGATGTACAAAAAAGATTAATTCCTGCAATAAATATTTTAAAAACTACTTTAGAAAAAAAAGCAAAAGAGTTTGAAAATATTGTAAAGATAGGAAGAACTCATCTTCAAGATGCAACACCTCTTACATTAGGACAAGAAATTTCTGGATATGTTGATATGTTAAATAAAGCTTTAGCACAAGTTGATGATGCCATGAAATATATTGTTGAACTTGCTATTGGAGGAACTGCTGTTGGAACTGGACTTAATTCTCATCCAGATTTTTCACCAATGGTTTGTGATGCTTTAAATGATTTAACAAAAACAAAATATGCTTTTAAATCTCATCCAAATAAATTTCATGCTTTAACAGCTCATGATGGAGAAGTATTCTTAAGTGGAGCATTAAATGCACTTGCTTCAAATCTTATGAAAATAGCAAATGATATTAGATGGCTTTCATCAGGTCCAAGATGTGGAATAGGTGAACTTAATATTCCAGAAAATGAACCAGGAAGTTCAATAATGCCAGGAAAAGTAAACCCAACTCAAAGTGAAGCTATGACAATGGTTGCTGTTCAAGTTATGGGAAATCATTCAACTATAAGTATAGCTGCATCACAAGGAAACTTTGAATTAAATGTATTTAAACCTGTAATTGCATTAAATCTTTTACAATCAATAAGACTTTTAAGTGATACAATGTTAGCATTTAACGATAATTGTGCAGTTGGAATAGAACCAAATATGACAAATATTAATAAATACTTGAATGATTCGCTTATGCTTGTAACTGCACTTAATCCATATATTGGATATGAAAAAGCTGCACTTATAGCAAAAACAGCACATAAAAATGGAACAACACTTAAACAAGAAGCTATAAGTCTTGGTATTTTAAGTGAAAAAGAGTTTGACTCTTATGTAAAACCAGAAAATATGATAAAACCTAGTTTATAA
- a CDS encoding TonB-dependent receptor domain-containing protein, which yields MKKIKIAKSLAVLLVTGAHCLSANETTTLDDVKVVTTASGYEQNIADAAATISVITAEEIEKKSYVDITDALKNVPGVYVTGGGSNQSVMIRGMSSSYTLYLIDGRPMQGNDAFSPNGSYGGAPINFLPPLEAIERIEVIRGPASSLYGSDAMGGVINIITKKHSDKATASINVEYIKADSSNKVNDDSTNTNIFINAPLIDKLLSLQLTGAFLNQDESNFNGGGSTKSGSDPEFDRKNLGGKLIFTPDENNVIKAGYDYRIQERTTTPGKSISDTTEGSTSKLEKYNYNLTHQFKESKFLIDSYLQYEKDKNPSRVGSKGYGIENQTVTANSQGTYFFDTNSLTLGANYKKEKLEDGATNGLSGGDISTLERYQYALFAEDTWNVIDDLALTLSGRYDDNEDFGGEFSPKAYAVYSLTDNLNLKGGVTTGYKAPTLRQGALDFGSTSRGGGTIGNPDIKPEKSINYEVGFAYDNPDIGLAGSLVAFQTEFKDKISSSSKLEGSETAGSQFYIDNPNLPHNSNGWKNVINIDEAEIKGIELTTDYYILENLKYRHSYTYTDSEQKSGANKGNPLNDISKHMFNAGLDWDATSKLLLWTQANYRGKTGGTSTDSDDKNPSYTFVDLGAVYKYDKNLQFTAGVYNLQNKEVTTDDGYDYILDGRRYSVAMNLKF from the coding sequence ATGAAAAAAATAAAAATTGCAAAATCTCTTGCTGTATTATTAGTTACAGGGGCACATTGTTTAAGTGCAAATGAAACTACAACTTTAGATGATGTAAAAGTGGTAACAACTGCTTCAGGATATGAACAAAATATTGCAGATGCAGCAGCAACTATTTCTGTTATAACAGCAGAAGAAATTGAAAAGAAATCATATGTGGATATCACAGATGCACTTAAGAATGTGCCAGGTGTTTATGTTACTGGAGGAGGTAGTAATCAATCTGTAATGATTAGAGGGATGAGTTCTTCATATACTTTATATCTAATAGATGGTAGACCTATGCAAGGAAATGACGCTTTTAGTCCTAACGGTAGTTATGGAGGAGCACCAATTAATTTCTTACCACCATTAGAAGCTATTGAAAGAATTGAAGTTATAAGAGGACCTGCATCATCTTTATATGGTTCTGATGCTATGGGTGGAGTTATTAACATTATCACAAAAAAACATTCTGATAAGGCAACAGCAAGTATAAATGTGGAGTATATTAAAGCAGATTCTTCTAACAAAGTAAACGATGATAGTACAAACACAAATATATTTATTAATGCACCACTTATTGATAAACTTTTATCTTTACAATTAACAGGTGCATTCTTAAATCAAGATGAAAGTAATTTTAATGGTGGTGGATCAACAAAATCGGGAAGTGATCCAGAGTTTGATAGAAAAAATTTAGGTGGAAAATTAATTTTTACTCCTGATGAGAATAATGTTATTAAAGCAGGTTATGATTATAGAATTCAAGAAAGAACAACAACTCCTGGAAAAAGTATATCAGATACTACAGAAGGCTCAACTTCTAAATTAGAAAAATATAATTATAATTTGACACATCAATTTAAAGAGAGTAAATTTTTAATTGATTCATATTTACAATATGAAAAAGACAAAAACCCTTCAAGAGTAGGAAGTAAAGGTTATGGTATAGAAAATCAAACTGTTACTGCTAACTCTCAAGGTACATATTTTTTTGATACAAATTCTTTAACATTAGGAGCAAATTATAAAAAAGAAAAACTTGAAGATGGTGCTACTAATGGTTTGTCAGGTGGTGATATTTCAACATTAGAAAGATATCAATATGCTTTATTTGCTGAAGATACTTGGAATGTAATTGATGATTTGGCTTTAACTTTAAGTGGAAGATATGATGATAATGAAGATTTTGGTGGAGAGTTTAGTCCTAAAGCTTATGCTGTTTATAGTTTAACAGATAATTTAAATTTAAAAGGTGGAGTTACAACTGGATATAAGGCTCCCACTCTAAGACAAGGTGCTCTTGATTTTGGTTCAACTTCTCGAGGTGGTGGTACGATTGGTAATCCTGATATAAAACCAGAAAAAAGTATAAATTATGAAGTTGGATTTGCTTATGATAATCCTGATATTGGTTTGGCAGGAAGTTTAGTTGCTTTTCAAACAGAGTTTAAAGATAAAATAAGTAGTTCATCTAAACTTGAGGGAAGTGAAACAGCAGGAAGTCAATTTTATATAGATAATCCAAATTTGCCACATAATTCAAATGGTTGGAAAAATGTTATAAATATTGATGAAGCAGAAATTAAAGGTATTGAACTTACAACAGATTACTATATCTTAGAAAATTTAAAATATAGACACTCTTATACATATACTGATAGTGAGCAAAAATCAGGAGCAAATAAAGGGAATCCTTTAAATGATATTTCAAAACACATGTTTAATGCTGGATTAGATTGGGATGCAACTTCTAAATTATTGTTGTGGACACAAGCAAATTATAGAGGTAAAACAGGAGGAACAAGTACAGATTCTGATGATAAAAACCCTTCTTATACTTTTGTTGATTTAGGTGCAGTTTATAAATATGACAAAAATTTACAATTTACAGCAGGTGTTTATAATCTACAAAATAAAGAGGTTACAACTGACGATGGATACGATTATATTTTAGATGGTAGAAGATATAGCGTTGCTATGAATTTGAAATTCTAA